From the Triticum urartu cultivar G1812 chromosome 4, Tu2.1, whole genome shotgun sequence genome, the window GCCAGGATTTCTGGTGATCAGTGTGTGTGTGCCTATAATTAAGTTTTCCTAAGCTGGTGGACATACTAGCCTATGATAACACCATAATGAAACATTTGCTTCAACTTGCATATATCAAAGTTATCAACCATTATGGATCCTGAAGCCGAGTATATATACTCTGAATTTTGTCTTGTTTGGTCTCTCGTAATCATTACTCCTGCATTGAAAGAcagcaaccccccccccccccccccccccccccaaaaaaaagcCAAATCTTTGCGGAAGCAAAAGACAGCAATGCTTTATTACTGTCCTAAATTGAAGTGACACGGGTCTATCTATCAATGTACATTCGGCTCCTACTTAGATTTAAATCACTATTCAGTCCTGACAAATTGACCATGAATTATGTGATAACACAGAACCAACTTACATACACTGGAGATGGATCTGTCGACTTTTCGGGAAACCCTGTCGTGAAGGAGAAAACTGGCAGATGGAAGGCATGCCCATTCATCTTAGGTAATTTTTTGCAGCAGTCTCCAAGTACATTCTTTTGTTTACTGTATGTATGCGTGAAATAATTATTGTAACCAACCTGTAGGTAATGAATGCTGTGAGCGGTTGGCCTATTATGGCATCTCGACAAACCTTGTGACTTACTTGACAAAAAAACTACATGATGGTAACTCCTCTGCTGCTAGAAATGTGACTACATGGCAGGGAACTTGCTATTTGACTCCCCTTATTGGAGCTATCCTGGCTGATGCATACTGGGGGAGGTATTGGACGATCGCAACGTTCTCCACAATATACTTCATTGTAAGTCATCTCTACTGAAATTTTGTCCTAATAAGTCATGTGTAAGTGTTTATAGATTCCTCAAATTTATAGGACTTGCACTGTATGAGCTATGAGAGCTCACCCTCCCCGACAGGGTTAGAACAGTAGCATAGTACTTTGGTATGGTGTATGTCCTATGAAATTAGTTATGCTTGTGATGCGTCGTTTTTACAATAGATGTCTTGATACTCTCTTAAACCCGGTATGCATTACTGTGAAAGGTTCATGTCAGTAGTATGCCTATAGTTCTTGTATACCAGCTGTTAGTTCATATCTGACTGCTAAACTCAATTCTGTGCTAACCTGGTTGGTATCTTGTCTTGACAATCATGTTGTAATTGTAGGGGATGTCAGTACTGACTCTTTCAGCATCAGTTCCTATGCTCATGCCTCCATCTTGTGAAGGAGCCATTTGCCCAGAAGCCAGTCCTTTGCAGTATACCGTATTTTTTCTTGGTCTTTACCTAATTGCGCTCGGCACTGGTGGAATCAAGCCATGTGTCTCATCTTTTGGAGCGGATCAATTTGATGACACAGATCCAGCTGAGCGAATCCAGAAGGGGTCTTTCTTCAATTGGTTCTATTTTTCAATAAACATTGGTGCCCTTATATCAAGCAGTTTTCTGGTTTGGGTGCAAGACAATTTAGGATGGGGATTAGGCTTTGGCATTCCGACCGTATTCATGGGTCTTGCCATCATAAGCTTCTTTGCCGGCACCTCACTTTATAGATTCCAAAAGCCAGGTGGCAGTCCTATCACACGAGTATGCCAGGTAGTTGCTGCCACTTTGCGCAAGTGGAACGCACCTGTTCCAGAGGACAGCTCTCTCTTGTACGAGCTAGCAGATGGGGTTTCAGCAATCGAAGGGAGTCGGCAATTGGAGCACACTGATGAACTCAGGTGAGCATAGCAGTACAGCGAAGCACCACAACTCCAGTCAGTTTATTGACCTGTAAAGATCTAGGGCAAATAAATATTTGAACTTTACTAGTTGCTGATTCTTATTTACATATAGTTTTGATATATTCCAACTTCAAAAACTAGATACACTAGCCTTTTGCTTTCGTGAATCTGTTCACTTTATTTTTCCAAATCCTAACTAGCATTTATTCCAGATGTCTGGACAAGGCGGCTACAATTACTGATCTTGATGTGAAAGAAGATAGCTTCAACAACCCATGGCGGGTGTGCACCGTCACCCAGGTGGAGGAACTGAAGATATTGGTAAGGATGTTCCCTGTCTGGGCAACAACAATTGTGTTTTCGGCCGTCTATGCTCAGATGTCCACCATGTTTGTGGAACAAGGGATGGTGCTTGATCCAACAATCGGCTCATTCAAGATCCCTCCAGCATCTCTATCCACCTTCGACGTGGTCAGTGTCATTATATGGGTTCCTATCTATGACAGCATCCTGGTCCCAATAGCCAGGAGGTTCACCGGCAAGGAGAGGGGCTTTTCAGAGCTCCAGCGGATGGGCATCGGCCTGGTAATCTCCATCCTCGCAATGTCAGCAGCCGCGGTCCTCGAGATAAAGAGGCTGGCCATCGCCAGGGAGGCGCACCTGGTGGACCAGAACGTCCCGGTTCCGCTGAGCATCCTGTGGCAAATCCCTCAGTACTTCCTGGTCGGCGCCTCGGAGGTGTTCACCTTCATCGGGGCGCTCGAGTTCTTCTACGACCAGTCGCCGGACGCCATGCGGAGCCTCTGCAGCGCGCTGCAGCTCATCACCACCGCGCTCGGGAACTACCTCAGCGCCTTCATCCTCACGATGGTCGCCTACTTCACGACCAGGGGAGGGAGGCCCGGGTGGATCCCTGACAACCTCAACGAGGGGCGCCTCGATTACTTCTTCTGGCTGCTCGCGGGGCTCAGCTTTCTCAACTTTTTGGTGTACGTGCTGTGCGCCAACAGGTTCAAGAGCAAGAAAGCGGCTTGAGCTTCTTTGATGGTCGGAGAAGTTGGACGGCGTCGGAGCAGCAGTCCTGTACACGTACACTTGAAAATCTGTATATATGCTTCTCAGTACATGATCCCTCTGTTGACGCACGTGTTTATTTTTTTTAACAAGCTGTAATTATCTCTGTATTTGAATCCAAAATGGGTCATGCATTTTCTTTTCCTGTATATATTGTACATTCACTTGAAGTTTCAATGTCGGCCACCTCTAGTTTCCTTGTTTAGCATTTGGTTTTCATGTGTTGTTAACATGTTCACTAATATGATATGTTAACCTTTCAACTCTCATCCATAACGTTGGATCAGCCTGTCGGAGCACTGATTTGAATCTTGTTGAATGCTTACAAGAGGATCTCCTCCCCTCTGCCAGGAGAGTAGGTCTTTTCTATGCTGGTTGAATTACGTGTTTATTTTTTTTAACAAGCTGTAATTCTCTCTGTATTTGAATCCAACATGGGTCATGGATTTTCTTTTCCTGTATATATTGTATTCACTTGAAGTTGGCAATGTCAGCCACCTCTAGTTTCCTGTTTAGCATTTGGTTTTTGCGTTGTCTATTAAGATGTGCAAGTGATATGGCGTTGAATGCTTGGAAGAGGATGTCCTCCCCTTTGCCGGGAGAGTCGGTCTTTTCTTTGCTGGTCGTATTTTGAGGTAATTTGGTTACATGTCAAAACTTCAACTCTCCTTATTTACTGATGAAACGAGAAGAGGAAGCAGGAGAATCAAAAGCAAGAAAGCAGCTTGAGCTTTGTTGGTGAGAATAGTTCGCTGGCAGGTTGTACTGAAGCTGAAGGCCAAGGCTCTTCGATGGCGTTctcatgtactccctccgttccaaattactcgtcgcagaaatggatgtatctaggactaaaatacatctagatacattcatacCTACGACAGGTAATTcagaacggagagagtacatgtGCACTTCAAAATCTGTGTATATTTCTCAGTAAATTTTTTTAATGTGACAATTATTCGAgcaattctcttcttctttcTTGTTTGAACGGACAACACTTGTCTTCCTCTTAATTACTAGTGAttgaggcaaatcttttgcctctaTTAAAAAAACATGAATTGGAGGACATGCATGCATGGGCACTTTCTCGCAGGCCTGTCCTGCCGTTGGCTGGTCAACAACCTGTGATAGTAGAGAAATAAAATGTAAGGGCAGGGTCAAGGGCGGGCGAGACGTGAGGAGTTGCACGGGAGCACGTCGGGAGCGAGCTGCGGCACAGACGTGGGAGGTCAgtttgtttgaccacagttttcTTCTGAGCTCTGGACCTTAGCTGATTTGGCAGTCCCAAACTCTGTCCAAAATAAATCATGTTGTTCGACAGATAAACTAAACAATCTCTTGGATTGGAGACCAGTGTGTTTGCCGGGTCAGGCGGTCAGGGTGCACGAGCGAACGGCACGCTCATCCGTTGCCGTACATGACATGAAACAGGGCCGACAGTGGCAGGCATGTACGTTGTTGGTTGGCTCGACACGGAGAGAAAACGAACGTGTGCAACATCAACTGCGCAGGCCGCACGTAGCCCAGGCCCAGCGAATGATTTGCAATCGGCCGCGCATTGTCAAgccaaccaccaccaccaccaccccggCCCCTGCCCTGCCCTGCCATATAGGAGTAGGACGAGGACCGCCTCAACTCAATCTTGTGTCTATAGTTGACATAGCTAGATCAACATCCAGACCGGCCGGCAGCTAGCCTCGGAGCTGTTTTTGCTTGAGTTCGCCGCCGTGTGCGTGCGTTTCTTGGGTTGAGGAGGATGTGGTGCTGCGCCGGCGAGAGGGAGGAGTACCACGGCCCGCCGCCCGGCAGCCTTGCCATTCCGCCCCCGCGAGCACCAGGTTCTTACATAACACTATCCGTTAGGTTCCACAAGCATTTGCGCTTTCTTGTCCTAAAATGCAACCGTTTAGACCTCCTTTGGTTCAAAGGGTTTTCATAGGAATTTTGAAAGAATAGAATCATTAGAATTTCTTCGTGTGTTGGTTGCTTGATTCGCTGGATTAAATTctatagaattttttttctaagGGTTTCTTGGTACTATTTCTCATAGAATTTCTAACGTCCGCTCAAACCACTCTGAAAGAATCCTTTGTTTTTTCTGTGATGCAATCAATCAAATAATCTAAAATCCTGTAGGATTGAGATGGCCATGACATTTCAGCCCTATATTCTTTTCTATTCCGATGCATGTTTTGAGAATCATGCGAATCAAAGATGCCCTTCATTGTTGCAGCGCAAGCGAGAGGGCCGAACGCGCCGAGGAACGGCGTGGGGCCAGCCAAGGTGCTGCCGATCGACGTCCCGGCGGTGACACTGGCGGAGCTCAACCGCCTCACGGGCAACTTCGGCGCCCGGTCGCTGGTCGGGGAGGGGTCCTACGGCCGCGTGTACCGCGCCAAGCTAGCCACGGGGGAGACCGTGGCCGTCAAGATGTTCGACAACGGCGGCTCCGGGCAGTCGGAGGCCGAGTTCTGCGCGCAGCTGTCGGTGGTGTCGAGGCTCAAGTGCGGCCACTTCACGCAGCTGCTGGGCTACTGCCTGGAGCTCAACAACCGGATCGTGCTCTACGAGTTCGCCACCAACGGCTCGCTCTACGACATCCTGCACGGGAAGAAGGGCGTGCAGGGCGCCGAGCCCGGGCCGGCGCTCACGTGGGGCCAGCGCGCCCGGGTGGCCCTCGGCGCCGCCAGGGGCCTCGAGTACCTGCACGAGAAGGTGCAGCCGTCCGTGATCCACCGCGACGTCCGCTCCAGCAACGTGCTCGTGTTCGACGGCCACGAGGGCAAGATCGCCGACTTCAACCTCACCAACCAGTCCGCCGACACCGCCGCGCGCCTCCACTCCACCAAGGTGCTCGGTACGTTTGGGTACCACGCGCCCGAGTACGCCATGACGGGCCAGCTCACGCACAAGAGCGACGTCTACAGTTTTGGGGTCGTCCTCCTCGAGCTCCTCACCGGCAGGAAGCCCGTCGACCACACCATGCCCAAAGGCCAGCAGAGCCTCGTCACCTGGGTACGTACATATTTCTTCCTTGTTTGCTTGTACTCCCTTCGAAAAAAAAATATATAAGAGCGTTAGACCATTCAAGAATGCATGTGTGACGATCGACATTGATCCTGCTGCATTGCAGGCCACGCCGAGACTGAGCGAGGACAAGGTCATGCAGTGCATCGATCCCAAGCTCAACAACGACTACCCGCCAAAAGCAGTGGCCAAGGTGCGTAATCCAGCTCAAGAAATTCCTCGCTAATAGCACGCTAGTACGCTATAGCATTCTCAGAAATGTCTCGCTAAGTAAATCAGTATACAATTCCTCGCTAATAGCATACTATAGTTGCTATTAGCATGATATTGCACGCTAATAGCATATTTTAAGGATCACGCTATTTTTTCATAACACACTATTTGTTTCCATTGGTTTTAACTGATGAATCTCTTTGCTTGTGTTCAGCTCGCGGCGGTGGCGGCCTTGTGCGTGCAGTACGAAGCCGACTTCAGGCCCAACATGACCATTGTCGTCAAGGCTCTCCAGCCACTTGTCGGTGCCCGTCCGGGAGGAGGAGATCACTAGCTTAGAGAGAGATCCATGTCATGCATGTCAAGGCCTTCGCCCTCTCCCGCAGCTAGCCCTCTCCTGCAGCTAGATTTCTTTTGGTGGAAGCCGCATTCATATGTTTAAATCGTACTAGAATGCTCATTTTTTTCTGAATTTATTCAGTATACAATCATGTGGGTGCATTGCATG encodes:
- the LOC125550444 gene encoding protein NRT1/ PTR FAMILY 8.3-like encodes the protein MAEAGDPTLEQGLLANPENQLTYTGDGSVDFSGNPVVKEKTGRWKACPFILGNECCERLAYYGISTNLVTYLTKKLHDGNSSAARNVTTWQGTCYLTPLIGAILADAYWGRYWTIATFSTIYFIGMSVLTLSASVPMLMPPSCEGAICPEASPLQYTVFFLGLYLIALGTGGIKPCVSSFGADQFDDTDPAERIQKGSFFNWFYFSINIGALISSSFLVWVQDNLGWGLGFGIPTVFMGLAIISFFAGTSLYRFQKPGGSPITRVCQVVAATLRKWNAPVPEDSSLLYELADGVSAIEGSRQLEHTDELRCLDKAATITDLDVKEDSFNNPWRVCTVTQVEELKILVRMFPVWATTIVFSAVYAQMSTMFVEQGMVLDPTIGSFKIPPASLSTFDVVSVIIWVPIYDSILVPIARRFTGKERGFSELQRMGIGLVISILAMSAAAVLEIKRLAIAREAHLVDQNVPVPLSILWQIPQYFLVGASEVFTFIGALEFFYDQSPDAMRSLCSALQLITTALGNYLSAFILTMVAYFTTRGGRPGWIPDNLNEGRLDYFFWLLAGLSFLNFLVYVLCANRFKSKKAA
- the LOC125550445 gene encoding probable protein kinase At2g41970, producing the protein MWCCAGEREEYHGPPPGSLAIPPPRAPAQARGPNAPRNGVGPAKVLPIDVPAVTLAELNRLTGNFGARSLVGEGSYGRVYRAKLATGETVAVKMFDNGGSGQSEAEFCAQLSVVSRLKCGHFTQLLGYCLELNNRIVLYEFATNGSLYDILHGKKGVQGAEPGPALTWGQRARVALGAARGLEYLHEKVQPSVIHRDVRSSNVLVFDGHEGKIADFNLTNQSADTAARLHSTKVLGTFGYHAPEYAMTGQLTHKSDVYSFGVVLLELLTGRKPVDHTMPKGQQSLVTWATPRLSEDKVMQCIDPKLNNDYPPKAVAKLAAVAALCVQYEADFRPNMTIVVKALQPLVGARPGGGDH